The following are encoded in a window of Hemitrygon akajei unplaced genomic scaffold, sHemAka1.3 Scf000050, whole genome shotgun sequence genomic DNA:
- the LOC140721098 gene encoding uncharacterized protein — translation MVHQQVHTEEWLFTCSDCGKGFTKSSKLKLHQRVHTGERPFTCLDCGKGFTCSSKLKVHQRVHTGERPFTCSDCGKGFTQSSHLYAHRSVHTGERPFTCSYCGKGFTCSSKQKVHQRVHTGERPFTCSDCGKGFTQSSHLYAHRHQSVHTGEWPFNCSVCGKGFTRSSTLQRHQQVHTGEKPFTCSVCGKGFTRSSTLQRHQQVHTGEKPFTCSLCGKGFTCSPDLKVHQRVHTGERPFRCSDCGKGFTCSRDLKLHQRVHTGEWPFRCSDCGKGFTCSSQLKVHQRVHNGERPFTCSDCGKGFTCSSQLKIHQRVHTGERPFTCSDCGKGFTRSSDLLVHQRVHTGERPFTCSVCGKGFTSSSHLLAHQRVHTGKRPFTCSYCGKGFTRSSDLLVHQRVHTGERPFTCLDCGKGFTQSSELKVHQRVHTGEWPFTCSDCGKGFTRSSKLKVHQRAHTGEKPFTCSDCGKGFTQSSQLKVHQRVHTGERPFTCSDCGKGFTQSSQLMVHLRVHTGQGHSAAQTVGRDSLSHPN, via the exons atGGTTCACCAGCAAGTCCACACTGAGgagtggctgttcacctgctcagactgtgggaaaggattcactaagtcatctaaactgaagctacatcagagagttcacactggggagagaccatttacctgcttggactgtggaaaaggattcacttgctcatctaaactgaaggtacatcagcgagttcacactggggagaggccattcacctgctcagactgtgggaagggattcactcagtcatcccacctgtatgcacacaggtcagttcacacgGGGGAGAGGCCGTTTACTTGCTCAtactgtggaaaaggattcacttgctcatctaaacagaaggtacatcagcgagttcacactggggagaggccattcacctgctcagactgtgggaagggattcactcagtcatcccacctgtatgcacacag acaccagtcagttcacactggggagtggccattcaactgctcagtgtgtgggaagggattcactcggtcatccaccctacagagacatcagcaagttcacactggggagaagccgttcacctgctcagtgtgtgggaagggattcactcggtcatccaccctacagagacatcagcaagttcacactggggagaagccgttcacctgctcactgtgtgggaagggattcacttgttcacctgacctgaaggtacatcagagagttcacactggggaacggccattcagatgctcagactgtgggaagggattcacttgttcacgtgacctgaagttacatcagagagttcacactggggaatggCCATTcagatgctcagactgtgggaagggattcacctgctcatcccaactgaaggtacatcagagagttcacaatggggaacggcctttcacatgctcagactgtgggaagggattcacctgctcatcccaactgaagatacatcagagagttcacacaggggagcggccattcacctgctcagactgtgggaagggattcactaggtCATCCGACCTgttggtacaccagcgagttcacaccggggagcggccattcacctgctcagtctgtgggaaaggatttacttCGTCATCCCACCTATtagcacaccagcgagttcacacagggaagcggccattcacctgctcatactgtggtaagggattcactaGGTCATCCGACCTattggtacaccagcgagttcacaccggggagcggccattcacctgcttagactgtgggaagggattcactcagtcatctgaactgaaggtacatcagagagttcacactggggaatggccgttcacctgctcagactgtgggaagggattcacacggtcatctaaactgaaggtacatcagcgagctcacactggagagaagccattcacctgctcagactgtgggaagggattcactcagtcatctcaactgaaggtacatcagcgagttcacactggagagaggccgttcacctgctcagactgtgggaagggattcactcagtcatcccaactgatggtacatctgcgagttcacactgggcaaggccattcagctgctcagactgtgggaagggattcactcagtcatcccaactga